One genomic region from Ornithinicoccus hortensis encodes:
- a CDS encoding metallophosphoesterase, whose product MVRFLHTADWQIGMTRRWLPAEAQARYAAARVEAVRRIGEVAAEQDCEFVVVCGDVFETNQLSRQTVRRTLEALADVPVPVYLLPGNHDPLDAATIYRSDTFLKYCPAHVVVLDGAGPVTVREGVELVAAPWGSKHPDADLVGQALATVGPADGTVRIVVGHGAVDLLDPDRHNRAGIALAPVEEALAAGRIHYVALGDRHSRTDVGGSGAVWYSGTPEVTDPREQAPGDVLVVTVGDGSPPRVDPHQVGTWSFRSLEREITCAADVEALDRELSALPSRDRTVVRVSLRGALGLADHARLEEMLAGHGEVLAALHTWERHHHVAVIADDEDLGDLGWGGFVAAAAEEIRGLGGAAGAGAAAVADVDPEAARDTTDEIADGDDLAGWHHETEREWDGQSAQDALALLYRLSTQGAR is encoded by the coding sequence ATGGTCCGGTTCCTGCACACGGCCGACTGGCAGATCGGGATGACCCGTCGCTGGCTGCCGGCGGAGGCGCAGGCGCGGTATGCCGCGGCCCGGGTGGAGGCGGTGCGCCGGATCGGGGAGGTCGCCGCCGAGCAGGACTGTGAGTTCGTGGTCGTCTGCGGCGACGTCTTCGAGACCAACCAGCTCTCCCGGCAGACCGTGCGCCGGACCCTGGAGGCGCTGGCCGACGTGCCGGTGCCGGTCTACCTGTTGCCGGGCAACCACGACCCGCTCGACGCGGCCACCATCTACCGCTCCGACACCTTCCTTAAGTACTGCCCGGCGCACGTGGTCGTGCTGGACGGGGCCGGGCCGGTCACGGTGCGCGAGGGGGTCGAGCTGGTCGCCGCCCCGTGGGGGAGCAAGCACCCCGACGCCGACCTGGTGGGCCAGGCCCTGGCCACGGTCGGACCCGCGGACGGCACCGTGCGCATCGTGGTCGGCCACGGTGCGGTCGACCTGCTCGACCCCGACCGCCACAACCGGGCCGGCATCGCGCTGGCCCCCGTCGAGGAGGCCCTGGCCGCGGGCCGCATCCACTACGTCGCCCTGGGCGACCGGCACTCGCGCACCGACGTGGGCGGGTCGGGCGCCGTGTGGTACTCCGGCACCCCCGAGGTCACCGACCCGCGGGAGCAGGCGCCCGGTGACGTCCTGGTCGTCACGGTCGGGGACGGCTCACCTCCCCGGGTCGACCCGCACCAGGTCGGGACCTGGAGCTTCCGGTCCCTCGAGCGCGAGATCACCTGCGCCGCCGACGTCGAGGCGCTGGACCGCGAGCTGTCGGCGCTCCCTTCCCGCGACCGCACCGTGGTGCGGGTGTCGCTGCGCGGGGCCCTCGGGTTGGCCGACCACGCCCGGTTGGAGGAGATGCTGGCCGGCCACGGGGAGGTGCTCGCCGCGCTGCACACCTGGGAGCGTCACCACCACGTCGCCGTCATCGCGGACGACGAGGACCTCGGCGACCTGGGCTGGGGCGGCTTCGTGGCCGCTGCAGCCGAGGAGATCCGCGGGCTCGGGGGAGCGGCGGGGGCCGGTGCCGCGGCGGTGGCCGACGTCGACCCGGAGGCCGCGCGGGACACCACGGACGAGATCGCCGACGGTGACGACCTGGCCGGTTGGCACCACGAGACCGAGCGGGAGTGGGACGGGCAGAGCGCCCAGGACGCCCTCGCCCTGCTCTACCGGTTGAGCACCCAGGGGGCACGATGA
- a CDS encoding hemolysin family protein, protein MLIVGGLAVILLLTLLTGYFVAQEFAYVAVDRGKLRHLADQGDKAAARALDITSRLSFSLSGAQFGITVTVLLVGFVGEPLLGTGLAELLGFTGLSEAGRLSLSVTVTLLFSTFLQMVLGELGPKNWAIAEPVKLARALSRPTAIYLAVAGPVIALFDAASNKLLRSVGIEPVEELPQGATPEDLTRIIAESHTGGQIDADLSRILERGLAFRGHVAEEVMTPRIDVDTVQADEPASRVIELLGDGHSRFPVIGRDIDDIVGVVGLHELLEVPPAERSTVLVRELASDALIIPESLPLPRVLEELREQHRQLSIVVDEHGGFAGVITFEDVAEEVVGEIWDEGDEAEDPSVPHQDGSWQVPARLRLDEATEVTGVDLPEDEDYDTVSGLVMDRLGRTAEEGDTVEVVWQARDDHGDPEVHRVRIDVLTAARHVPETVAIHPAQITEGLLDDADEADDAELVAQAPDPEPQPEPVVRGSREPAPARQEHHVIGGMPWA, encoded by the coding sequence GTGTTGATCGTCGGTGGCCTCGCCGTCATCCTCCTGCTCACCCTCCTGACCGGCTACTTCGTGGCCCAGGAATTCGCCTACGTCGCGGTTGACCGCGGCAAGCTGCGCCACCTCGCCGACCAGGGCGACAAGGCCGCCGCCCGCGCCCTCGACATCACCTCCCGCCTGAGCTTCTCGCTCTCCGGCGCCCAGTTCGGGATCACCGTCACGGTGCTCCTCGTCGGGTTCGTCGGCGAGCCGCTGCTGGGCACCGGCCTGGCCGAGCTGCTGGGCTTCACCGGCCTCTCCGAAGCCGGCCGGCTGTCCCTGTCGGTGACCGTCACCCTGCTGTTCAGCACCTTCCTGCAGATGGTCCTGGGCGAGCTGGGCCCGAAGAACTGGGCGATCGCCGAGCCGGTCAAGCTGGCCCGCGCGCTGTCCCGCCCCACGGCCATCTACCTGGCCGTCGCCGGGCCCGTGATCGCGCTGTTCGACGCGGCCTCCAACAAGTTGTTGCGCTCGGTGGGGATCGAGCCCGTCGAGGAACTCCCCCAGGGCGCAACGCCCGAGGACCTCACCCGGATCATCGCCGAGTCGCACACCGGCGGCCAGATCGACGCCGACCTGTCGCGGATCCTCGAGCGCGGTCTGGCGTTCCGCGGCCACGTCGCCGAGGAGGTCATGACCCCGCGGATCGACGTCGACACCGTCCAGGCGGACGAGCCGGCCAGCCGGGTCATCGAGCTGCTCGGCGACGGCCACTCCCGCTTCCCGGTGATCGGCCGGGACATCGACGACATCGTCGGGGTGGTCGGCCTGCACGAACTGCTGGAGGTCCCCCCCGCCGAGCGTTCCACCGTCCTGGTCCGCGAGCTCGCCAGCGACGCCCTGATCATCCCGGAGAGCCTGCCGCTGCCCCGCGTGCTGGAGGAGCTGCGCGAGCAGCACCGCCAGCTGTCCATCGTGGTCGACGAACACGGCGGCTTCGCCGGCGTCATCACCTTCGAGGATGTCGCCGAGGAGGTCGTCGGCGAGATCTGGGACGAGGGTGACGAGGCCGAGGACCCCTCCGTCCCCCACCAGGACGGCTCCTGGCAGGTGCCCGCCCGGCTCCGGCTGGACGAGGCGACCGAGGTCACCGGGGTCGACCTGCCCGAGGACGAGGACTACGACACGGTCTCCGGGCTGGTGATGGACCGGTTGGGCCGCACCGCCGAGGAGGGCGACACCGTCGAGGTGGTCTGGCAGGCGCGGGACGATCACGGCGACCCGGAGGTGCACCGGGTGCGGATCGACGTCCTCACCGCCGCCCGGCACGTGCCGGAGACGGTCGCGATCCACCCCGCCCAGATCACCGAGGGGCTGCTGGACGACGCGGACGAGGCGGACGACGCCGAGCTCGTGGCGCAGGCGCCCGACCCGGAGCCGCAGCCCGAACCGGTGGTCCGTGGGTCGCGTGAACCGGCACCCGCCCGGCAGGAACACCACGTGATCGGAGGTATGCCGTGGGCGTGA
- a CDS encoding C40 family peptidase produces MASTTLTRSAKATAVAATSGGLLAAAVVPASAAPGTSFDDVSALAGKVSVASLPANPADEASIDALAVSLPSVTVPTDKPVKAKKADADTETDFGALGFVGVAPVEPEPEPEPEVEVVEEEASVEAESTDFATTATTEDRESTSGSRDEVREAAPANPEPAPEPAPAPEPAPAPPATGGVTGIAAQYVGYSYVNGGSSPATGFDCSGFTSYVFAQVGISLPRTAAAQQAYATPVSNPQPGDLVFWGYPAYHVGIYAGNGMVYDAGNPSVGVTYRSVFSGVSGYGRVG; encoded by the coding sequence GTGGCCAGCACCACCCTCACCCGCTCTGCCAAGGCGACGGCTGTCGCGGCGACGTCCGGTGGCCTGCTGGCCGCCGCCGTGGTCCCGGCCTCCGCTGCGCCGGGCACCAGCTTCGACGACGTCTCGGCGCTGGCCGGGAAGGTCTCCGTCGCCTCGCTGCCGGCCAACCCGGCCGACGAGGCTTCGATCGACGCCCTCGCGGTGAGCCTGCCCTCCGTCACGGTCCCCACCGACAAGCCCGTCAAGGCCAAGAAGGCCGACGCGGACACCGAGACCGACTTCGGCGCCCTCGGCTTCGTGGGCGTCGCCCCGGTCGAGCCCGAGCCCGAGCCTGAGCCCGAGGTTGAGGTTGTCGAGGAGGAGGCCTCGGTCGAGGCCGAGTCCACCGACTTCGCCACCACCGCCACCACCGAGGACCGCGAGAGCACCAGCGGCAGCCGGGACGAGGTCCGCGAGGCGGCCCCCGCCAACCCGGAGCCCGCTCCCGAGCCGGCCCCGGCCCCCGAGCCCGCCCCGGCGCCGCCGGCCACCGGTGGAGTCACCGGGATCGCCGCGCAGTACGTCGGCTACAGCTACGTGAACGGCGGCAGCAGCCCGGCCACCGGCTTCGACTGCTCCGGCTTCACCTCCTACGTGTTCGCTCAGGTGGGCATCAGCCTGCCGCGGACCGCGGCCGCCCAGCAGGCCTACGCCACCCCGGTGAGCAACCCGCAGCCCGGCGACCTGGTCTTCTGGGGCTACCCGGCCTACCACGTGGGCATCTACGCCGGCAACGGCATGGTCTACGACGCGGGCAACCCGAGCGTCGGTGTGACCTACCGCTCGGTCTTCTCCGGCGTCAGCGGCTACGGCCGCGTCGGCTGA
- a CDS encoding AAA family ATPase has product MRLHELTLRDVKGVRERTVTFPDHGVVVIEGPNEVGKSTLLEALDRLLDPRAKATSQSSRVKELQPVGRDVGPFVAAEFTVGEYRVRFAKQWLRSPSTTLEVLSPVREQLTGSAAQERLDAILGEALDQRLWDALRFTQAGELGQVSLTDSGVLTQALDGASGAELHAEDGLDLLDRVEREYLRYFTPGGRPTRELRDALTATHAARDAAVEAFQRVQETDELVREDERLRAASAALGARQPELERAVEGLTAQVARVAELERVHAAARDRRQHAAERSERARADLDARSGAVAALGAAERAVAAAEDEGARLDAEVAALEEGLEPLAARATETARARETAEEVHRRAAADEAHLADQERGDELTRRVRLLGEATAELASAQSELSGLTLTPELWGQVDEAAQQASLLRARHTVASGAVDLQALAPGAQVLVDGEPVPLTEGASVQRPLTGDLVIEVPGVLRLVLTPEQSGRERAEQLAQAEQQVAGLLERAGVPDLDSARAAHEARVEAVARVRRWTDRVEDLASGEDPALLAERLESLADQADRYRADRPEDYPLPADAEQARAVRRAAEQDRRAAAEAAEASAREHRAAERSLEQLRLRQATVQAGLAAQRERVDQDRAALQAAREGTGDEALEEAVTRLATELAQLEAGAGQARRELAEADPQGVRQRLESAGRELRDHLAQAARAREEAIQVSAKVQMAAGEGRAEAYDQALAAFDDARARLQAVDRRARAARQLYDTMRRHREDAHRAYVRPYAAEIDRLGRLVYGSSFSVEVAPDLTIAARRLHGTLVPFDQLSGGAKEQLGILARLAVAGLVDREQGVPVIIDDALGYTDPERLHRVGAVFDGPAERTQVILLTCTPERYRQIPHATTIQLTA; this is encoded by the coding sequence ATGAGACTGCACGAGCTGACGCTGCGCGACGTCAAGGGTGTGCGGGAGCGCACCGTCACCTTCCCCGACCACGGCGTCGTGGTCATCGAGGGGCCCAACGAGGTCGGCAAGTCCACCCTGCTGGAGGCCCTCGACCGGCTGCTCGACCCGCGGGCCAAGGCGACCTCCCAGTCGAGCCGGGTCAAGGAGTTGCAACCGGTCGGACGCGACGTCGGCCCGTTCGTCGCGGCCGAGTTCACGGTGGGCGAGTACCGGGTGCGGTTCGCCAAGCAGTGGCTGCGGTCGCCGAGCACGACCCTTGAGGTGCTCTCGCCGGTCCGCGAGCAGCTGACCGGCAGCGCCGCGCAGGAGCGGTTGGACGCCATCCTGGGCGAGGCGCTCGACCAACGGTTGTGGGACGCGCTCCGGTTCACCCAGGCGGGTGAGCTGGGGCAGGTCTCGCTCACGGACAGCGGCGTGCTCACCCAGGCGCTGGACGGGGCGAGCGGTGCCGAGCTCCACGCCGAGGACGGGCTCGACCTGCTGGATCGGGTGGAGCGCGAGTACCTGCGCTACTTCACCCCGGGCGGCCGGCCCACCCGGGAGCTGCGCGACGCCCTCACCGCGACCCACGCCGCACGGGATGCTGCCGTCGAGGCCTTCCAGCGGGTGCAGGAGACCGACGAGCTGGTGCGCGAGGACGAGCGGTTGCGGGCCGCCTCGGCCGCCCTCGGCGCGCGACAGCCAGAGCTCGAGCGTGCCGTCGAGGGGCTGACCGCCCAGGTCGCACGGGTGGCCGAGCTCGAGCGGGTCCATGCGGCCGCCCGCGACCGGCGTCAGCACGCCGCGGAGCGTTCCGAACGGGCCCGCGCGGACCTGGATGCCCGCAGCGGAGCGGTGGCCGCCCTCGGAGCGGCCGAGCGTGCGGTCGCCGCGGCGGAGGACGAGGGGGCCCGCCTCGACGCCGAGGTCGCCGCCCTCGAGGAGGGGCTGGAGCCCCTGGCGGCGCGCGCGACCGAGACCGCCAGGGCCAGGGAGACCGCGGAGGAGGTGCACCGGCGGGCCGCGGCCGACGAGGCGCACCTGGCGGACCAGGAGCGGGGGGACGAGTTGACCCGCCGGGTGCGGCTGCTCGGGGAGGCCACGGCCGAGCTCGCCTCGGCACAGTCCGAGCTGTCCGGCCTCACGCTCACGCCCGAGCTCTGGGGGCAGGTGGACGAGGCGGCCCAGCAGGCCTCGTTGCTGCGGGCCCGGCACACCGTCGCCAGCGGCGCGGTCGACCTGCAGGCCCTGGCCCCCGGAGCGCAGGTCCTGGTGGACGGCGAGCCGGTCCCCCTGACCGAGGGCGCCTCGGTCCAGCGGCCCCTCACCGGAGACCTGGTCATCGAGGTGCCCGGCGTCCTGCGCCTGGTGCTCACGCCGGAGCAGTCGGGCCGCGAGAGGGCCGAGCAGCTGGCGCAGGCGGAGCAGCAGGTGGCCGGACTGCTGGAGCGGGCCGGCGTGCCCGACCTGGACTCGGCGCGCGCGGCGCACGAGGCGCGGGTCGAGGCGGTCGCCCGGGTGCGCCGGTGGACCGACCGGGTCGAGGACCTGGCTTCCGGAGAGGACCCGGCCCTCCTCGCCGAGCGCCTGGAGTCCTTGGCGGACCAGGCCGATCGCTACCGGGCGGACCGGCCCGAGGACTACCCGCTGCCGGCTGATGCGGAGCAGGCCCGTGCCGTGCGGCGCGCCGCGGAGCAGGACCGTCGGGCCGCGGCCGAGGCGGCCGAGGCTTCCGCACGTGAGCACCGGGCTGCCGAGCGCTCCCTGGAGCAGCTGCGGCTGCGCCAGGCCACGGTGCAGGCCGGACTGGCCGCGCAGCGGGAGCGGGTGGACCAGGACCGGGCGGCGTTGCAGGCCGCGCGCGAGGGCACCGGTGACGAAGCGCTCGAGGAGGCAGTGACCAGGCTGGCCACCGAGCTGGCCCAGCTGGAGGCCGGCGCCGGGCAGGCCCGACGCGAGCTGGCCGAGGCCGACCCCCAGGGGGTCCGGCAGCGGCTGGAGTCGGCCGGGCGCGAACTGCGCGACCACCTGGCGCAGGCGGCGCGGGCGCGCGAGGAGGCGATCCAGGTCTCCGCGAAGGTGCAGATGGCGGCCGGGGAGGGACGGGCCGAGGCCTACGACCAGGCGCTCGCGGCCTTCGACGACGCTCGCGCCCGCCTGCAGGCGGTGGACCGTCGGGCCCGTGCCGCCCGGCAGTTGTACGACACCATGCGGCGGCACCGGGAAGACGCCCACCGCGCCTACGTGCGCCCCTATGCCGCCGAGATCGACCGGCTGGGGCGGCTGGTCTACGGGTCCTCCTTCTCCGTCGAGGTGGCGCCGGACCTGACCATCGCGGCCCGCCGGCTGCACGGCACGCTGGTGCCTTTCGACCAGCTGTCCGGCGGGGCCAAGGAGCAGCTGGGCATCCTGGCCCGGCTCGCCGTCGCGGGCCTGGTGGACCGGGAGCAGGGGGTGCCGGTGATCATCGACGACGCCCTGGGCTACACCGACCCCGAGCGGTTGCACCGGGTCGGGGCGGTCTTCGACGGACCGGCCGAGCGGACCCAGGTCATCCTGCTCACCTGCACCCCGGAGCGCTACCGGCAGATCCCGCACGCCACGACGATCCAGCTCACCGCTTGA
- a CDS encoding metal-dependent transcriptional regulator codes for MTDLIDTTEMYLKAVFELEEDGVVPMRARIAERLGHSGPTVSQTVARMERDGLLTLDDDRHLKFTEEGRLTATRVMRKHRLAERLLVDVIGLDFSYVHDEACRWEHVMSERVERRILGLIATPDESPYGNPIPGLEELGGVSAPPRSASGGEPDTHLEGLATEESQRFVVTRIGEPAQVEPEVLDLLTDAGVLPGKTVEVRREGDRVIAGGTELDEGSAVSLPGDIAAHIFGTPA; via the coding sequence ATGACGGACCTGATCGACACTACCGAGATGTATCTCAAGGCGGTGTTCGAACTCGAGGAGGACGGCGTCGTCCCGATGCGGGCGCGGATCGCCGAGCGGCTGGGGCACTCCGGCCCGACCGTCTCCCAGACGGTGGCGCGGATGGAGCGCGACGGGCTGCTCACCCTGGACGACGACCGGCACCTGAAGTTCACCGAGGAGGGGCGGCTGACGGCGACCCGGGTGATGCGCAAGCACCGCCTCGCCGAGCGGCTGCTCGTCGACGTCATCGGGCTCGACTTCTCCTACGTGCACGACGAGGCCTGCCGCTGGGAGCACGTGATGAGCGAGCGCGTCGAGCGGCGCATCCTCGGGCTGATCGCGACCCCCGACGAGTCGCCCTACGGCAACCCGATCCCCGGGCTGGAGGAGCTGGGTGGCGTCTCCGCGCCGCCCCGCAGCGCCTCCGGAGGTGAACCCGACACCCACCTGGAGGGGTTGGCGACCGAGGAGTCGCAACGGTTCGTGGTGACGCGGATCGGCGAGCCGGCCCAGGTGGAGCCCGAGGTCCTCGACCTGCTCACCGACGCCGGGGTGCTGCCGGGCAAGACCGTCGAGGTGCGCCGCGAGGGGGACCGGGTGATCGCCGGTGGGACCGAGCTGGACGAGGGGTCTGCGGTGTCCCTCCCGGGCGACATCGCGGCGCACATCTTCGGCACGCCGGCCTGA
- a CDS encoding hemolysin family protein — MTVGLLVSLLLLALNAFFVAAEFAVMAAKRHRLEERAAEGSRAARSAVNANRELSLMLAGAQLGITLCTLGLGALAEPAVASLLTPLFELTGLTHYVSHLIALVLAVALVVFLHMVVGEMAPKSWAISHPETSSMLLAIPFRAFTWVVRPVLHVFNEGANVLLRLVGVDPVDTLANSHGPAELQLLLAQSHEHGVLPDEEHQILSGALRLEELTVSAVMFDRSEAVCVPEGATASEVESLCRESGRSRLFVTRDEEIIGLVHVRDAVLATAGGGDAPLTDFLQAPVVLLDTLPLIDAVARMRDERGQLALVRDAAGELVGLASFEDILEEILGEFYDETDVAAGAETPA; from the coding sequence GTGACCGTGGGTCTTCTGGTCAGCCTCCTGCTGCTGGCCCTCAACGCCTTCTTCGTGGCGGCGGAGTTCGCCGTGATGGCGGCCAAGCGCCACCGGCTGGAGGAACGCGCTGCCGAGGGTAGCCGGGCGGCACGGTCGGCGGTCAACGCCAACCGCGAGCTGTCCCTCATGCTCGCGGGCGCCCAGCTGGGGATCACGCTGTGCACCCTGGGCCTGGGTGCCCTCGCGGAGCCGGCCGTCGCCTCCCTGCTGACCCCGCTGTTCGAGCTGACCGGCCTCACCCACTACGTCAGCCACCTGATCGCGCTGGTCCTGGCCGTGGCGCTGGTGGTGTTCCTGCACATGGTGGTCGGTGAGATGGCCCCCAAGTCGTGGGCGATCTCGCACCCGGAGACCTCCTCGATGCTCCTGGCGATCCCGTTCCGGGCCTTCACCTGGGTGGTCCGTCCGGTGCTGCACGTGTTCAACGAGGGCGCCAACGTGCTGCTGCGCCTGGTCGGGGTGGACCCGGTCGACACGCTGGCCAACAGCCACGGCCCGGCCGAGCTCCAGCTCCTGCTCGCCCAGTCGCACGAGCACGGGGTGTTGCCCGACGAGGAGCACCAGATCCTCAGCGGCGCGCTGCGGCTGGAGGAGCTCACCGTCTCGGCCGTCATGTTCGACCGGTCGGAAGCGGTGTGCGTCCCCGAGGGGGCCACCGCCTCCGAGGTCGAGTCCCTGTGCCGGGAGAGCGGCCGGTCCCGGCTGTTCGTGACCCGTGACGAGGAGATCATCGGCCTGGTGCACGTCCGGGACGCCGTCCTGGCCACGGCCGGTGGCGGGGACGCGCCCCTCACGGACTTCCTGCAGGCGCCGGTGGTGCTGCTCGACACGCTGCCGCTCATCGACGCCGTGGCGCGGATGCGCGACGAGCGCGGACAGCTGGCGCTGGTCCGGGACGCCGCCGGGGAACTCGTCGGCCTGGCCTCCTTCGAGGACATCCTGGAGGAGATCCTCGGGGAGTTCTACGACGAGACGGACGTGGCCGCCGGGGCCGAGACGCCCGCCTGA